Sequence from the Erythrobacter insulae genome:
ATCTGACGCAAACCACGCTGTCGGTGGATGACACAGCCGAAGTGATCGCCGCGCTGGAATGGCGTTTTCCCAATATTCGCGGACCAAAAGCCGAAGACATTTGTTATGCGACATCCAACCGTCAGGCAGCGGTAAAGGATTTGGCCCCTGACTGCGATCTGGTGCTTGTCATCGGCGCGCCCAATTCTTCAAATTCGCTGCGACTGGTTGAGGTTTCCGAACGGCTGGGAACACCGGCCAAGCTGATCCAGCGCGCCGACGAAATTGACCCGGAATGGCTTAACGGCGTCAAAACTCTGGGCCTGACAGCGGGCGCATCGGCCCCCGAAGTTCTGGTTCGCGAAGTGGTGAACGCCATCGGCCAGCTGCGCGATGTTCATGAAAAAACCATCACTGCCGCCGAAGAGAAGATGGTCTTTAAACTGCCACGACAGTTAACCGAATAGACCGGACCGGCCGCACGTATGGCAGTGTACACCCATCTTGGCGCGGAAGATCTAGCCGAGCTGATCGCGCATTATGATGTTGGCGATCTGGTTTCGGCCAAAGGTATTGCCGAAGGCGTCTCCAATTCCAACTGGCTGATCGAAACAACCCGGTCACGCTATATCCTGACCATGTACGAACGCCGGATCGAATTGGGCGACCTGCCGTATTTCCTTGGCCTGCTGGATCATCTCTCGGCCAAAGGCTGCCCTGTGCCGCGCACCATCCACGACCGCAGCGGCGCGGCGTTTCGGATGGAAAGCGGCAAAGCGGTGGCCCTGATCGAATTTCTTCCCGGAGTCTCGCCTACGCATCCGACCCCTGATCAGGCCCGTTCTGTTGGCAAAGTTTTGGCGCAGCTGCATATCGCCAGTCAGGATTTCACCCTCAACCGCGCCAACACAATGGGTTTTGCGGATAATCTGGCGGTGCTGGAGCAATGCGGCGAAGGCGGACTGGCTTCGATCCACCCGGATCTGCCAGCGATGATCGCGCCCGCGCGCGCCGCAGCAGCCATCGATCTTGCCGATCTGCCTCAAGCCAATATTCATGCTGATCTGTTTCCGGACAATGTCCTGATGCTGGGCGATAAAGTGACCGGCCTCATTGATTTCTACTTTGCCTGCACGGGAGCGATGGCTCTCGATCTTGCGACAACCCATGCGGCATGGTGCTTTGCCGGTGATGGCGGATACCGCGAGAATGTCGGTTCGGCTTTGATGGCTGGTTATGAAAGCGCGCGCCAGCTGGAGCCACGCGAACGCGATTTGCTGGCCGAAATCGCAAAGGGTGTGGCCCTGCGGTTTGTCACCAGCCGGGCCGAAGACTGGCTCGACACGCCCGATGATGCGCTCGTCACCCGCAAAGATCCGATGCAGTTCGCCAAACGCTGGCAATTTTATAACCAACACGGCAACAGCGTGTTCAGATGATCATTCAAAAGAGCACAAGAAACGAAATATGAAAAAGGTCGAAATCTTCACTGATGGCGCTTGCAAAGGCAATCCGGGACCGGGCGGCTGGGGCACCTTGCTCAGAATGGGTAAGCACGAAAAAGAGTTATCCGGAGGCGAGGAGGACACCACCAACAACCGGATGGAAATGACAGCAGTTATCAAAGGGCTAGGCGCTTTGATCGAGCCATGTCAGGTCGAAATCTATTCCGACAGCAAATATGTGATCGACGGCATCACCAAGTGGGTCGAGGGCTGGAAACGCAAAGGCTGGGTCACAGCCAGCAAAAAACCGGTCCGCAACGAAGACCTGTGGCATGAACTGATCGAAGTCGCGGCGCGGCACGAAATTGAATGGCACTGGGTGAAAGGCCACAACGGCCACGTTGAAAATGAACGGGTCGATATCCTTGCCAGCGATGCGGCAGACAAGATCGCCGCTGGCGAACCGGAAGCCGAATAGCAAACGGGCGCACCCCGCAAAGGGCACGCCCGTTTAGAACATGACGTTCAATCGCAGCCTAGCTGTTGTCTACGACATCGGCGCCCGGGCCGTTTTTCTTGATCGAATCGATCGCGTTTTGTGCAGACGACTTGCTCGAATAACCCTGCGTCGAGAACATCACTTCGCTGTTATAGCTAAAGCGGACGCGGAATTCGCCGGACTTGTCTTTATAGATTTCAAAATGATGGCCCATTATTTTTCTCCCTTTGGTGAGTGCGTTGGTTGACCGTTATGTTACATATCACCGCTGGCTTGGCTAGACTGTGACGCTGCTGCAATTGTAAAAAATCGAGACGGATTATACGGCGCAGGGTCAATACCGCGGGTCAGATCATCCGCATCATGTCCCAAGATGATTTGCGCACCCAAACGTGCGGCTGCCGGCGCAGTCTGGATACCAAAGCCGCCCTGCCCGGCGAACCAGACAAAGCCTTCTTGATGCGGATCTCGGCCATACACCGGCAATCTGTCCGGTGCGAAACTGCGCAGGCCTGCCCAGCGGCGCTCGACGGCTTCGATATGCCAGTCTGTCACTTTCTGGAACCGGTCGATCACAGTCGCGACATCAAGCTCCTCCGGCGCGGCATCGCACGGCACAGTCGGGATTTCATCATGCGGGCTTAGCCACAATCGGCCATTATCGGACTTGAAATAGAACGCGCCGTTGATGTCGAGCACCAACGGCAGATCAGCAGGCGCCGCAGGCGAAACGCGCAATTGCACGACCGTGCGGCGCAGCGGTTCGATACCAATCGGCGCGGCTCCGGCCAATTGGGCAAGATTATCGGCCCAAGCCCCCGCAGCATTGATGACTGTTTCTGCCCGGTAGGCGTCGCCCGCTTCGGTCGCGATGGTCCAGACACCGGCATCCCGGTTCAATCCGGCAATTCGGGCGCGGCAATTGATCTGCGCACCCTGCATTTTGGCTGATTTAAGGTAATGCTGATGCAGCCCGGCAACATCAATATCGGCGCAGGCAGCTTCCCAGATGGCATCACACCATTCTTTGCGAAGATGCGGCACCCGCGCGGCCATGCCGGTCCGTCCGAGGCGTTCGATGGTGACGCCGGTTCCGCTGAACGTATCTACAAACTCATCAACCTGATCCCGGTCCTCACCGCGCCCGACGTAAAGCGCCCCGCGTTCTGTCAAAAAACCGTTCTCACGCAAATAGCGGCCCGAGGCGAGCGTCAGCGGGACAACGCCGGGTCCGCCATAACATTCCTCCCAGAATGCGGCCGATCGTCCGGTTGCGTGGTATCCCGGTGCATCTTCAGCCTCCAACACCAGCACGCTGGCATATGGAGCAAGCTCCGCCGCGAGGCTGGCACCCGCCATACCTGCGCCTGCGATCGCAAAGTCGTAAATCATCTCGGCCATAGTAATTCAGCCAGAGACAGGCGGGGCGTTTTTATCGAGGAAGTCTGCAATCTTGGCCATTACGCGGTCACGCACGGCATCCACTTCGCGCAGGATTTCATGCGCGGCTTCATCGCCCAATTCCATCAATTCGGCATTGGGCAAGCGACCGGCAGAGCGCACATTGGCATCATGACTAACCAATTTGTCGGCTTTGGTCGACGCGATCAGAATGGGCGTCTTTACCTTTTCAAGCGCGCCCGGCTCTTCCAATTCACGCCATGATGCATAAGCCCGCTCAACCCAGTGCCAACTGGCAGGGCCCATGACCAATTCTGGCCGCGCCTCGCGCCACCACGCTTCATCCGCGTAACGGTCTTTATCATGCGTCAGCAATGTCGCGCGGCCCACTGGCAACTGACCGGGTTTCTCGCTCCATTTCCAAGCCTGTCTGAGCGGATCACCAACCTTGGTCATCACCTGCGCGACACCATGCAGCATCGGAATGGGCAAAGGCGGCCCCGCCATGCCGAGCATAGGCGCGCTAAGGAATACAGCGTCCGGCGCAATGCGATTATCGACCAAAGCGCGCATCACAATCTGACCGCCCATGGAATGCGCGCCCAGCACGTGGGGGCCCGGCGTATGCGCCGTCCAATCCGCCCATAATGCCGCCAGATCATCGACCCAGACATTGAAATCAGAAATATGTCCGGTCACTTCATCGCCGGCCAAACGCCCACTGCCCGCCTGTCCGCGCCAATCGGCGCCGGTTACACGCCAACCGGCGCGGTGCCATTGTTCCAGGCATTCGAGGTATTTTTCATAGGCATCACCGCGTCCCGGCAAAAACAGGATTGAGCCGCGCGGCTGCGCGTCGCCGCCTGTCGCTGCGCCCGGCCAGTCGATGCGCCGAACGGCGTGTCCGTCTGGTGCGTGCCAGATTGTCTCGCTCGCGTCAGGCGGGATGACCCGGCGATCAATGGCGGCACCTGTGGCTGGCTGATTTAAGGGCAATGCTTCACTCACTTGGATAATTTCAAGCCTCTGGGTTTGGTTACTATTTGGTAAGCACTCACCAGTAACAACACCCTTAATCGGTCCAGCCGGACAGTTCGGCGGGCCACCTTTGGGGGCTTTGATGCTTACAATGTATCTTCACTACGGTTTGCTGATTGCCTTGGCAATTGCGCTCGTCTTTGCCGCATTCACCGATATCCGCAGCCGCCAGATCAGCAATAAGCTGAATCTCGCCATCGCCATCGGTGCGCCGTTGTTCTGGTGGAGCAGCGGGCTGTCGCTATGGCCCGATATTGCCATGCAGGTTGGCGTAGCTGCCGCGGCCTTTGCCGTGCTTGCAGGGATGTTTGCATTGGGCATGATGGGCGGCGGCGATGTCAAATTGCTGACCGCGCTGGCGCTGTGGATTGAACCCAATTCGTTTGTCCAACTGATCATCATTATGGCGCTGGCCGGCGGGGTTCTGACCATCGTCATGGGCGCCTGGCATTTTCTCCAACAACAAAAAGAACGCCTCGCCATTCCCTATGGTGTGGCCATCGCTTTCGGGGGGCTTTGGGTCCTTGCTGCGAATTACATGCCCAGCACTGCCGGCATCGCGTGAACCCGATTTTAACCAATTAAGGCCTACGACATTCAACCATACCCGCCCGATCATTTTCTGAGGGCACATTTTAGGGGGCTTAGAAGCCATGGATAGGAAGAAACTGGTTCTGCTGCTTGGAGCGCTGATCATCGCGATTGGTACCGCTTTTGCTGCGCGGAGCATGTTCGCAGAAGGCGCTGCGCCGGAGGTCCTCGCGGCCCCTGAGCCAGACGGCCCGAAAGTTCTTGTTGCCAATCGCGGTCTGCCCGCAGGCACGATCATTACGGCTGATGCGCTGGGTTACCAGCAATGGCCCGAAGAACTGGTGAAGGATGCCTATTTCCTTGATGGCGAATCCGATGTGAACCAGTTGATCGGGACGGTTGTCCGTTTCCCGGTTACCGCTGGTGAGCCCCTTACTCAGGGTTCTCTTGTCAGCCCCGGCGATCGCGGCTTTCTGGCTGCGGCGCTTGCCCCTGGTATGCGCGCTGTCACTGTGCCGGTTTCGGCCCGTACCGGTGTCGCTGGCTTCGTTTTCCCGGGTGACCGCGTCGATGTGGTCCTGACCCAGCAATATCGCAGCGAAGTGACCGATCTGGAATATGAAGGATCGGAAACCATCCTCAAGAATGTCCGCGTTCTTGCCACCGACCAATCGACCGAGACGGTAACCAATGAGGAAGGCAAGACTGTTGTTCGCGCTTTCCGCACGGTCACAGTCGAAGTGACGCCGGAAATTGCCGAGCAGGTTGGCCTTGCTCAGACCATGGGCACGCTCAGCTTGTCCCTGCGTCCGCTGGCCGACAGCCAGGCAGAACTTGAACGGGCAATCGCTCGCGGTGATGTCAACATTCCCGATGGCGCAAGCCCTGAGGAAGAAGAGCGTATCTTGCGCGCTGCACGCAGCGGTCCAGTCTCTGGAAGCAAGTCTTACGAATCTTCGTTTGGCCTGTCGCAGTTCCGCCGGTCGATCCAGGTCAAAGATGAAGCGATCATCAACCGCCGGATCAAAGCACAGGAGCAAGGATATTCAGGCAGCGCTGCCAAGTCGGGCATCGTGGCGATCAATCCTGGTCCAACGGTTCGTGTGACCCGCGGCAAAGATACCCGCGAAGTCCCTGTCAACACCGGCAGCAGCAGCACCAATTCGCAGCTTGTGCGCTGAGGAGAATATCAATGTTTCGTCAGACACCACGCTTGAAATCCGCATCTGCGGACACCGGGAAATCCATGGGGGGCCGCACAATGAAGCGCCAACTTAAAGCCAAATTGCTGCTCGCGAGTATCGCCGCAGCTCCGATTGCAGCGGTTCCGCTGGCAACGGCAACGGCTCAGCAAGTCGTCAAACCATCGCAGGATATTGTCCTGTCGATCGGGAAAGGCGAATTGGTCACCATCCCCGGTTCAATGGCCGACGTTTTTGTCGCCGACGATCGCGTAGCCGATGTGCAGGTCAAATCTCAGCGTCAGCTGTACCTGTTCGGTAAAGCGGGCGGCGAGACGACAGTCTATGCCAGCAATGCTCGCGGTGATGTGATCTTTGCCGCCAACATCCGCGTTGGCAACAATATCGGAAGCATCGACCAGATGATGGCGCTGGCCATGCCAGAGGCCAACATCAATGTCGCGACGATGGGTTCAAACACCGTCCTGCTTACAGGTACAGTCAGCGCACCCGAAGACGCAGCCGAAGCGCAGCGTCTGGTCCAGGCATTTCTGGGTGAAGACGCCAATGTCATCACCCGCCTGAAAACGGCAACTCCGCTGCAGGTCAATCTGCAAGTGAAGTTCGCCGAAGTCAGCCGCAGCCTCGTCCGCGAGATTGGCGGTAACTTGACCACCGCAGACGGAACCAACGGGTTCCGCGGTGCGATCGGATCAGGCCGCGTTCTGGGCCAGGATAACGGCTTCAATTTCGGCGGACCATTGTCTGCGGGCAACGGCGCTGCCGGCGTGAGCCAGCAGATCCCGGTGCTTGACGCGATGGGCCAGTTTGTCCTTGATGATAATGGTTCGATCCTGACCGAAACACTGACAGGTCCTGCGATCGATTCCCAAGGCGGAACATCGCTTGCCGGGCTTGGCCGCCTGTTCGGTCTCAACGTTTTGGGCGCGATGGATCTGTCCGAACGTCTCGGTCTGATCACTACACTGTCACAGCCAAATCTGACCGCGCTTTCGGGCGAAACCGCTACGTTCCTTGCGGGCGGCGAATTCCCGATCCCGATCAGTCAGGGTCTGGGCAACGTCTCGATCGAATATCGCGATTTCGGTG
This genomic interval carries:
- a CDS encoding type II and III secretion system protein family protein; this encodes MKRQLKAKLLLASIAAAPIAAVPLATATAQQVVKPSQDIVLSIGKGELVTIPGSMADVFVADDRVADVQVKSQRQLYLFGKAGGETTVYASNARGDVIFAANIRVGNNIGSIDQMMALAMPEANINVATMGSNTVLLTGTVSAPEDAAEAQRLVQAFLGEDANVITRLKTATPLQVNLQVKFAEVSRSLVREIGGNLTTADGTNGFRGAIGSGRVLGQDNGFNFGGPLSAGNGAAGVSQQIPVLDAMGQFVLDDNGSILTETLTGPAIDSQGGTSLAGLGRLFGLNVLGAMDLSERLGLITTLSQPNLTALSGETATFLAGGEFPIPISQGLGNVSIEYRDFGVSLAYTPTVLANGRISLRVRPEVSELSTQGSVTLNGFQVPALTIRRTETTVELGSGQSFMLAGLMSTSSQNALDKAPGLGDVPILGNLFRSRDFRRGETELVIVVTPYLVKPVNASDIKLPTDGFRSSSELEQLVGFKEQSGVSGATRPGPTAKDQEAPLPDVSNADPSAIVPNNAPKNPRRADTKNRKKKDRTADAAAPGFSL
- a CDS encoding NAD(P)/FAD-dependent oxidoreductase codes for the protein MAEMIYDFAIAGAGMAGASLAAELAPYASVLVLEAEDAPGYHATGRSAAFWEECYGGPGVVPLTLASGRYLRENGFLTERGALYVGRGEDRDQVDEFVDTFSGTGVTIERLGRTGMAARVPHLRKEWCDAIWEAACADIDVAGLHQHYLKSAKMQGAQINCRARIAGLNRDAGVWTIATEAGDAYRAETVINAAGAWADNLAQLAGAAPIGIEPLRRTVVQLRVSPAAPADLPLVLDINGAFYFKSDNGRLWLSPHDEIPTVPCDAAPEELDVATVIDRFQKVTDWHIEAVERRWAGLRSFAPDRLPVYGRDPHQEGFVWFAGQGGFGIQTAPAAARLGAQIILGHDADDLTRGIDPAPYNPSRFFTIAAASQSSQASGDM
- the cpaB gene encoding Flp pilus assembly protein CpaB; the protein is MDRKKLVLLLGALIIAIGTAFAARSMFAEGAAPEVLAAPEPDGPKVLVANRGLPAGTIITADALGYQQWPEELVKDAYFLDGESDVNQLIGTVVRFPVTAGEPLTQGSLVSPGDRGFLAAALAPGMRAVTVPVSARTGVAGFVFPGDRVDVVLTQQYRSEVTDLEYEGSETILKNVRVLATDQSTETVTNEEGKTVVRAFRTVTVEVTPEIAEQVGLAQTMGTLSLSLRPLADSQAELERAIARGDVNIPDGASPEEEERILRAARSGPVSGSKSYESSFGLSQFRRSIQVKDEAIINRRIKAQEQGYSGSAAKSGIVAINPGPTVRVTRGKDTREVPVNTGSSSTNSQLVR
- a CDS encoding YegP family protein, yielding MGHHFEIYKDKSGEFRVRFSYNSEVMFSTQGYSSKSSAQNAIDSIKKNGPGADVVDNS
- the rnhA gene encoding ribonuclease HI; the protein is MKKVEIFTDGACKGNPGPGGWGTLLRMGKHEKELSGGEEDTTNNRMEMTAVIKGLGALIEPCQVEIYSDSKYVIDGITKWVEGWKRKGWVTASKKPVRNEDLWHELIEVAARHEIEWHWVKGHNGHVENERVDILASDAADKIAAGEPEAE
- a CDS encoding homoserine kinase produces the protein MAVYTHLGAEDLAELIAHYDVGDLVSAKGIAEGVSNSNWLIETTRSRYILTMYERRIELGDLPYFLGLLDHLSAKGCPVPRTIHDRSGAAFRMESGKAVALIEFLPGVSPTHPTPDQARSVGKVLAQLHIASQDFTLNRANTMGFADNLAVLEQCGEGGLASIHPDLPAMIAPARAAAAIDLADLPQANIHADLFPDNVLMLGDKVTGLIDFYFACTGAMALDLATTHAAWCFAGDGGYRENVGSALMAGYESARQLEPRERDLLAEIAKGVALRFVTSRAEDWLDTPDDALVTRKDPMQFAKRWQFYNQHGNSVFR
- a CDS encoding A24 family peptidase; the protein is MLTMYLHYGLLIALAIALVFAAFTDIRSRQISNKLNLAIAIGAPLFWWSSGLSLWPDIAMQVGVAAAAFAVLAGMFALGMMGGGDVKLLTALALWIEPNSFVQLIIIMALAGGVLTIVMGAWHFLQQQKERLAIPYGVAIAFGGLWVLAANYMPSTAGIA
- a CDS encoding alpha/beta fold hydrolase, whose protein sequence is MSEALPLNQPATGAAIDRRVIPPDASETIWHAPDGHAVRRIDWPGAATGGDAQPRGSILFLPGRGDAYEKYLECLEQWHRAGWRVTGADWRGQAGSGRLAGDEVTGHISDFNVWVDDLAALWADWTAHTPGPHVLGAHSMGGQIVMRALVDNRIAPDAVFLSAPMLGMAGPPLPIPMLHGVAQVMTKVGDPLRQAWKWSEKPGQLPVGRATLLTHDKDRYADEAWWREARPELVMGPASWHWVERAYASWRELEEPGALEKVKTPILIASTKADKLVSHDANVRSAGRLPNAELMELGDEAAHEILREVDAVRDRVMAKIADFLDKNAPPVSG